A region of Procambarus clarkii isolate CNS0578487 chromosome 48, FALCON_Pclarkii_2.0, whole genome shotgun sequence DNA encodes the following proteins:
- the LOC123764915 gene encoding uncharacterized protein: protein MALDTRVFRWTNPATFSDLCCDDFNGLVGSDLRQREYLEAYSDDCDTPSASPASVDGPPSPVNQHYAQGLSTPTPVYTDLSTPTSNTFTPAGYYNDNGNYFSVTEPARGPTFQPTAEFQGPAAGVTSENNGSFTPVNYENFWPSAGGAPQNTSSVMTSAYQASGPHKLDLCSDTHGHNHDVFDRKPLRIRRRQPKFVNGEVKKKRRLQANARERRRMNGLNDAFERLREVVPALGNDRKLSKFETLQMAQTYITALAELLKRDT from the coding sequence ATGGCTCTTGATACACGAGTGTTCAGGTGGACGAACCCAGCGACTTTTAGCGATTTGTGCTGCGATGATTTCAACGGGTTAGTAGGAAGTGATCTGCGTCAAAGAGAGTACCTGGAAGCTTACAGTGACGACTGTGACACGCCCTCAGCCAGCCCGGCCAGTGTCGATGGGCCGCCCAGCCCCGTCAACCAGCATTACGCCCAAGGCCTCAGCACGCCCACGCCTGTGTACACTgacctgtcaacgcccacttcaaACACATTCACCCCAGCAGGCTATTATAATGACAATGGGAACTATTTCAGCGTGACGGAGCCTGCGAGAGGGCCGACATTCCAGCCGACGGCCGAGTTCCAAGGACCTGCAGCTGGTGTTACTAGTGAGAACAACGGCTCCTTTACACCTGTTAATTATGAGAACTTCTGGCCTAGCGCCGGAGGTGCTCCTCAGAACACTTCCTCCGTCATGACCTCTGCTTACCAGGCCTCGGGTCCTCACAAGCTGGACCTCTGCTCGGACACGCACGGCCATAATCACGACGTCTTCGACCGTAAGCCTCTCAGGATACGCCGACGACAGCCTAAATTCGTCAACGGTGAGGTCAAGAAGAAACGACGTCTTCAAGCCAACGCGAGGGAACGACGGCGCATGAACGGGTTGAACGACGCCTTTGAGAGACTCCGGGAGGTGGTGCCAGCTCTCGGCAACGACAGGAAATTGTCCAAGTTCGAAACGTTGCAGATGGCACAGACGTACATCACCGCCCTCGCAGAGCTCTTGAAGAGAGACACATAG